The proteins below come from a single Prolixibacter sp. NT017 genomic window:
- a CDS encoding DUF3945 domain-containing protein has protein sequence MDKDLTSETLLVAEEKEQGKPVVKAATGKFNKDGTPQTVSAREKSNPDFLRIDRHGNALENFFSNFMRQCKNPTQFSFFKVPINSVSEMSIVIGDILKNGYESGKELLDEYRVKPEDYSKRQNKEQQTEEQTRENKTSQTNRDKKPTAISENEVDWDSLQKLGVSKEMLQKRKCLDTMLNYGKSPLLPVKMDLDGISVDTQARLAFRKGEDDKLTVAVHGVRQQPELDKPFYSHQFTDEEKKALLETGNLGKVLDLKKSDGSILPVYVSIDKLTNEIVALRADKINIPDEIKGVRLNERQKQELQEGKAVLVENMTARSGKEFSAYLQVNAEKRGLEFIFNNQVQNQQINLRIPKKLGGVSLTEKQQADLKAERTIYVQGLTDKKGEKYNAYIKVNPEKGKLDFFKWNPDKAQEKTPDNAHKTQEAVNSQGKTNEATKNVQEPLKPGQTRPNEKQQGEEAKQQKSKAKGLKV, from the coding sequence ATGGACAAAGATTTAACATCCGAAACCTTACTGGTTGCCGAGGAAAAAGAACAAGGCAAACCGGTTGTAAAAGCTGCAACGGGGAAATTCAATAAAGACGGGACTCCCCAAACCGTATCGGCCCGGGAAAAAAGTAACCCGGATTTTTTACGAATCGACAGGCATGGCAATGCACTAGAAAACTTCTTTTCCAATTTCATGCGACAGTGCAAAAATCCCACCCAATTTAGTTTTTTCAAAGTCCCAATCAACAGTGTTTCTGAAATGTCCATTGTTATCGGCGACATCCTGAAAAACGGCTACGAATCGGGTAAAGAATTGCTGGACGAATACCGGGTAAAACCGGAAGACTACAGCAAGAGGCAAAACAAAGAGCAACAGACGGAAGAACAAACCAGAGAGAACAAAACATCTCAAACCAACCGGGACAAGAAGCCAACAGCCATTTCAGAAAATGAAGTGGATTGGGACAGCTTGCAAAAACTGGGAGTCAGTAAGGAAATGCTACAAAAAAGAAAATGCCTGGATACGATGCTGAACTATGGAAAATCCCCTTTGCTTCCCGTAAAAATGGATTTGGATGGGATAAGTGTCGATACCCAGGCAAGGCTGGCGTTCCGTAAGGGAGAGGATGATAAACTGACCGTTGCTGTCCACGGGGTGCGCCAGCAACCTGAACTGGACAAACCGTTTTACAGCCATCAGTTTACCGATGAAGAAAAAAAGGCTTTGCTGGAAACCGGTAACCTTGGGAAAGTACTTGACTTAAAAAAGTCCGATGGCTCCATCCTGCCGGTATATGTAAGTATTGACAAGCTGACCAACGAAATCGTCGCCCTTCGTGCCGATAAAATAAATATCCCGGATGAGATTAAAGGCGTGCGCCTAAACGAGAGACAAAAACAGGAATTACAGGAAGGAAAAGCGGTTTTGGTTGAAAACATGACAGCCCGGAGCGGAAAAGAGTTTTCCGCCTACCTGCAGGTCAATGCCGAAAAGCGGGGGCTGGAATTCATTTTTAACAACCAGGTCCAAAACCAACAAATTAACCTTAGGATTCCTAAGAAGCTCGGAGGGGTAAGCCTCACCGAAAAACAACAAGCCGACCTGAAAGCAGAAAGGACAATTTATGTGCAAGGGCTGACCGATAAAAAGGGGGAAAAATACAATGCCTACATTAAAGTAAATCCTGAAAAAGGGAAGCTTGATTTCTTTAAATGGAACCCGGACAAAGCACAGGAGAAAACACCTGATAATGCCCACAAGACACAGGAAGCCGTCAATTCGCAGGGCAAAACCAACGAGGCCACCAAAAATGTACAAGAACCTCTGAAACCTGGACAAACCCGACCTAACGAGAAACAACAAGGCGAAGAGGCCAAACAGCAAAAATCCAAAGCAAAAGGGCTCAAAGTGTAG
- the topB gene encoding type IA DNA topoisomerase, whose amino-acid sequence MKAILAEKPSVAKEIARIAGATKRHDGYLEGNGYVVTWALGHLIGLAKPEEYGYGSFQKENLPMLPAEFILTPRSIKAGKSYQFDKRALQQLEVIESVFNRCNHIIVATDAGREGELIFRFIYNYLGCKKTFSRLWISSLTDKAIRQGLNNLKNGHEYDNLYRAAQARSESDWLVGMNATQAITLNAGHGLYSLGRVQTPTLGMVCKRFLENKNFVSKPFWIVEAELKKDGLVVKVPVTTEFENEEKATQVLQVIRDSGLLKVTTVETKQRTEKPSLLYDLTALQKDANSRLGFSATHALSIAQKLYENKLITYPRTGSRFIPGDVFEEIPALISTLHQQPVLGDYAKKLNPLNDLCVNDGKVTDHHALLITENKPTGLKKEEQAVYDMIAGRMLEAFSPNCQKEITQVVFNCNGIELKANGAVTTTKGWRAVPDTREENETALPKFSEGEQLPITRAEILKKQTKPKPLLTEAALLSAMESAGKELDNADYRKILNTVGIGTPATRAAVIETLFTREYIKRNGKSLVPTEKGLAVYAVVKDMKIADVEMTGNWEYDLARIEQGAIDAGTFLRGIRQYTTQITEELLHSKIRIEINDTPGVVCPKCKKGKVFFYYKVAKCDNTGCGLVIFRHVCGRILTDGQISRLLLNGKTVEIKGFRNRKGNVFNAVLVLDKDFKTGFEFVPDKKVIKYPK is encoded by the coding sequence ATGAAAGCAATATTAGCAGAGAAACCAAGTGTAGCAAAAGAAATAGCCCGGATAGCAGGGGCAACAAAGAGACACGACGGATACCTTGAAGGAAACGGGTATGTGGTTACCTGGGCTTTAGGCCATTTAATTGGACTGGCCAAGCCCGAAGAATATGGCTATGGCAGTTTCCAAAAAGAAAACCTGCCCATGCTCCCCGCAGAATTTATTTTAACGCCACGCAGTATAAAGGCAGGCAAATCGTACCAGTTTGACAAAAGGGCGTTACAACAACTGGAAGTTATCGAATCCGTTTTCAACCGGTGCAACCACATTATTGTAGCCACCGATGCCGGGCGCGAAGGGGAACTTATCTTCCGGTTCATCTATAATTACCTGGGGTGCAAAAAAACTTTTTCCCGCTTGTGGATAAGCAGCCTCACAGATAAAGCAATCAGGCAGGGGCTTAACAACCTGAAAAACGGGCATGAGTATGATAACCTTTACCGGGCAGCCCAGGCCCGGAGCGAATCGGACTGGCTGGTGGGAATGAACGCTACACAGGCAATTACCTTAAATGCGGGGCACGGGCTGTATTCGCTTGGCCGGGTACAAACCCCAACACTGGGAATGGTCTGTAAACGATTTCTGGAAAACAAAAATTTTGTTTCAAAGCCCTTTTGGATTGTGGAAGCAGAACTGAAAAAAGATGGCCTGGTAGTTAAAGTCCCTGTTACTACAGAATTTGAAAATGAAGAAAAAGCAACACAGGTTTTGCAGGTAATCAGGGATTCCGGGCTGTTAAAAGTTACCACTGTTGAAACCAAACAACGTACCGAAAAGCCCTCATTGCTTTACGATTTAACCGCCCTGCAAAAAGATGCCAACAGCAGGTTGGGCTTTTCGGCTACCCACGCCTTATCTATTGCACAGAAACTCTACGAAAACAAACTGATTACCTACCCACGTACCGGAAGCCGGTTTATACCGGGGGATGTTTTTGAAGAAATACCTGCATTGATTTCGACGTTGCACCAGCAACCGGTTTTGGGCGATTATGCGAAAAAACTGAACCCGCTGAATGACCTGTGTGTCAACGATGGAAAAGTAACCGACCACCATGCATTGCTTATTACAGAAAATAAACCTACAGGTTTAAAAAAAGAAGAACAGGCAGTATATGATATGATAGCCGGACGGATGCTGGAAGCTTTCTCCCCGAATTGTCAAAAAGAAATAACTCAGGTTGTATTCAATTGTAACGGCATTGAGTTAAAAGCCAATGGAGCTGTTACCACAACGAAAGGCTGGCGTGCAGTACCGGATACCCGCGAAGAAAACGAAACGGCGCTACCCAAATTTTCCGAAGGGGAACAGCTGCCAATAACCAGGGCTGAAATTCTAAAAAAACAGACAAAACCCAAACCATTGCTAACCGAAGCCGCTTTGTTGTCAGCCATGGAAAGTGCGGGAAAAGAACTGGACAATGCGGACTACCGCAAAATTTTAAACACGGTGGGGATTGGTACCCCGGCAACACGTGCAGCCGTTATTGAAACCCTTTTTACAAGGGAATATATAAAAAGGAACGGTAAATCACTTGTCCCGACCGAAAAAGGGCTCGCCGTTTATGCCGTTGTAAAAGATATGAAAATTGCCGATGTAGAAATGACAGGCAACTGGGAATATGACCTGGCACGCATTGAACAGGGGGCTATCGATGCCGGGACATTTTTGCGGGGAATCCGGCAATACACAACACAAATCACAGAAGAACTGCTCCACAGCAAAATAAGGATAGAAATAAACGATACTCCCGGCGTTGTTTGCCCCAAATGCAAAAAAGGGAAAGTGTTTTTCTATTATAAAGTTGCCAAATGCGACAATACGGGTTGCGGTCTTGTTATTTTTCGCCATGTATGTGGCAGAATACTGACCGACGGGCAAATCAGCCGGTTGCTGTTAAATGGGAAAACCGTAGAAATAAAAGGTTTTAGAAATCGTAAGGGAAATGTGTTCAATGCTGTTTTGGTTTTGGATAAGGATTTTAAAACAGGTTTTGAATTTGTACCCGATAAAAAAGTCATTAAATACCCGAAGTGA